actaaaaaaaacaacaacatttcaattaataaaatgcaaaacacaggaaataaccaatttacctgtaggcaataaaatttatgattctctgacaataattaggctacatgtcaagtctacaggggttttatggacccttatcagactggaccagacaggatcttgtatattggggattaaaaagtctggtatttggggggggggggtcacttatataggagattttctttgcctttaacttgTTTGAGTAATATATCATGGGTGATCTTCAACAAGGTCAATATATGAGTACGTTGACAATAAAGATAatcatttaatatacatataaacatgatataattggttctgaaacaaagtatttacaaaaatagaGTTCATACAAAGAATTGTCTTAAAATTTGTCATCCAATATACTGTGGTTTGTAACACCATGAGTATGTAATTCATTACATTCATTTTGATAACCATTGATATTATCACCAGTTAAGgatattaaaaaaaagacatgCCATGTgctacccgcccgcttagctcaggtctacggatcgtggggttgtaagttcgattcccgggcggggggtatgttcttcgtgacgatttgatgaaaaactttgtgtctgaaatcatttgtcttccacctttgattaatgtggggaagttgtcacaggtttgtactggtacaaaatgcaggaacactggttaggttaactgcccgccgttacataactaaactactgttgaaaaacggtgttaagcccaaaacaaaaataaactgtcAAAACTATCAATTTAATTCTGCTCAGACTTTTCATACATACTTTtgcaacaacagcaacaaaaatacATAACAATTGCAAGATTTGATATATTTGCAATGTTGCGTTAGAGTAAAACGATAGCATGCGTTCAGTACCTTCAGAGTAAAAACAATGCGATTACATGTGTGTAGTAAAGTTAAAAACAGCTGTCGTGTGACGAAGTATAAAACAAATGACTTTTTTCAGGTTCACAGAAGTACTATAGGAAACCAATTTTCtgattcattttaatatttaaatttcaattcTTTTGCTTTTTCTGAAATTTACTATTTAATTTTGTGCTTTTAAAGATGGCAGACAGAAAGTCACGTGACATTGCAAAAGATTCTGCTAGCAATGCATCTATTGATTCTATGGGAAAGGAGAAAAGTTTTCGGCGTCTTCTTACCAGGTTTGCAGACAAAACATCGATGGTAGGGGTATGTTATATCAGCAATGCTAAGTTTTGGTGGGCAAAATTGATATGGAGCTTCATGTTGCTGGTAGCCATTGGGGTAATGTCTTTGCATCTTTGGTATGTTGTGGATCAGTACACGGACTGGCCAGTGCAGACAAAACTTTCACTGGGATATGAAACACTTAGATTTCCAGAGGTTATcatatgtaatacaaatgtaatGCACAAAGGACGTTTTGACAGATATGATGGGGCGTATGAACTGAAGAAACTTATCAGAGATTTGCAACCAGAAAACCTCGTACCAGATCAGTTCGATGCAAACTACGACCCGTATGCAACCAAACCGCCAACAGTAACTACTCCAACACCATTACAAAACGTAAGCTTTCAGTTTTTCTAATTTCCCATAAAcacaaatataataaatcaaGTACAGTAGTTTAATTCATTTACTCCATTTGGTACAAACTAAACTGTGATTATCATTTGAATTCTTGCGACACCTTTATGCTAATAGCATTGTAAAGTCCACTCGTTTATCTCATTAGGTAGAGAACCAGTTCGTAAGGTTTTGGGTTAAATCCCTGTTCGACAATTttatagaaaacatttaatttatatcTTTAGTCAGTTGCCTTCCATCTCTGAGTAATACGGAGATGTTGCCAGTAGGTCAGTACTTGTGCAGAATCAACAAACACTGGTCAGGTTTTCTGACCTTCGTTCGCCTGACTAAAATACTATAGAATGAATGACGTAACACCCAATCAATTAAATAATAAACGTCATTTTATAGCAGTAGAACTGCACTACATGTAAGTGATGTTCAcacatttcattcatttttacatTTGACGCACTTACACTTTAAGATTAAAAGGTTTCAACGCCGGCTTTGCTACGAAGTTAATATGGCTGTTTTCTCTCAGCTTTTGTATCATACATGTTAAGAGTAATAGTTTTTCAACTATATTTTGACGAATTATGCCTCCCCTAACATTGCACTGTATTAAATATTAGGTTAGTTGTGATACAATTTCGATTTATGAACCGATTTGCTCTATAttctaaatataattatgtcataaGTTACAAATAACGAAATCTTTCCAATAATTTCCTTGATTTCCCTTCATTATCCACTATTAAAATAGTCTGACGCCCTGTCTACTCTCACTGATTATATTATTGTTTTCCATCAGTTGTAGCATATATAACTTTCGAGTCTTTTTGATAAGTGGCAAAACGACTATTGCAACAATATTATCTGAACGCACATGTACATCTGGCAAAATATAGCGATTTCATTTCATGTCAGCGCCCAAAACATCAGGCAGTATAACGATTTTACTATTACTGAGCGCACCGATACATTTGGAAGCATTGCAATTTTACTTTATCTGAGCGCCCGCATTTTATTAACGACTTTCGATACGAAATTTAAGAAATGTTTGCCatggaaaaagatgaaaaaaatacaaCGTTAATATAGTACTGTTACCTTTTATACAAACAATTAAAGCAGTCAACATTTACTCATACCATTATCATAATGCCCCCGGATAACTGGAACGTCGGCGCGTTCTGATCTCGACGTAGTTTAGCAACGTCAATAATGCGGGTGGAGGTTGCTTCAATATATGATACTAGCAGTTCGTAGAAAATTTGGTGATTGAACATACTAAGCGAGTgtgtataataaaagggtcaatATACTATCTGTGCCTTCTAGCTATTATGACATGCCAAGATTCTTAATGACCCTCGAGCAATTGCACTATGTGTATGGCAAGAAGGCGCAACCAATCCGTCGTATATTAACCTGTACATTAACCTGTTAATATTGCGCAAACctaaatttatatttatgtaattaAATCGTTATAGACATTTCAGATACATGTACAATACAAATGTACAGTGTGATCTGAAAGCGAAAACTTAAATATAGGCTAATACTCGGTTACCTACTCGGTCAGTGTTTTATCATTGCTGCCATATCAGCTAAAGCCGTGATTGTTGATTGTTTGGATACTGTTGTATATCTCATATACATTTGTTATTTCAAGAGGCGCAAGCGTTTCGTCGATCAGTATGAGAATTTTAACAAGTCCCAGTATGATAAAAAAGGAGTTCCAAATCCTCGGGATGTAAAAGAAAAGGACGATGATGATTTCGATGGGAAAGTAGATGCACAGACAGAAATAGACGATCTCTTTACTGAACTGTATATGGATATTGAGAAGTAAGTGAAGATTTTGTTTATAATGCGGCTATGTGTCTAACATCCACATAATATGACACTTATTGAAAATCACCGAATGGGAGTGAAAGAGTTTAAATACACCTCAAGCATTTGCTTACTAATACAATTTGTCCTCGTTTGTCCTCATTTGCATCGAAACTAAACTGAAAATTTGGTCTTTAAAAACATTCTTTTGAAAGTGgacaccaaaataaaaaataacatttttttgcaaCAAgctaatgtaaaaatgtaaatacaataacTAAATGCTATTTATGTGCGCTGATACGAGTATGAAACATATAGGCACTTTTTACAAATCATGCTAGAAACTCTAGGCTCTAGATGTATGGGTTTGAAAGGTATAGATGCACTAAAATAGCATTTACTTCTGAAATAAATTACTGAAAACATAAAAGCAATTCTGTCTTAAATCATATAGAGCAATAATCATTTTAAACGTGTGACATGTGTCACGATCAGTTTTATCGTCCGCTTTAATTTCTAGCTTTTatattttaccattattttcGGATTTTTAGAGATCAAAGATCAAGACTGGGGCATAATATAACAGATATGTTGGTAAGCTGTACCTTTAACGGAAGAGAGTGTACTGCAGAGTAAGTTACAAAGTAAATGTGTAAAATATGGCGCATCTCATTCTCTAGTCTCTTATCAAAATTTATTCCTATAAAactttgaatatataccaaatattagaaaagaaaaagtggaaaaccacaagtCGCCCAAAGCGACGTAGGTATATCAAACCAAGAGATATAAGTGCATCTAATTTACAAcaatttcattgtaaaatgtGTTTCGCCATACAGGTTTTATCCTTTCTTAAACATAGTTAAAATAGTTTTGATTGGGTTATATTATGTTTGTAGATAACACAACAAAATGTTTATACTTCTTCATTGTGCAtttcttacaaaatatttctttttgcgTTTTTCACATCTTTCAGTATGTTTCATCTCCACCAGACATCAGACTATGGGAATTGTTGGTCATTGAGGTCAGAAAAATTCAACGTAAAAACATCCGGCCCTTCGGGAGGTACCACGTAATATTCATAACACTTTATCAGCTAAGATGCTAAAAGGCAAAGACACTGCATGCTTATGGTATCTCAAAAAACTTCCCACTATCAACCATTCCTAGCTGCTTGCTAaatgatcagaaaatataaaCCGAGGTCTTGAATCCACCAGAGATACTTAAAACTTACATCCCTAACAATTTATTCGACACGGAACATATGATATATTTAGAGGAAACCCTACTGTTTTTATTTCCTTGGTATCTCACTGTCGAACTTACTGTCCTGAATTAATAAGAAATTTAAGAGTGTGTCTTAAATCAAACTATAtcgaaaatgtatatttttcaaactgaGATATTAATCATCAATATGATTATATTTCAAAGGTCTTTCCCTAGTGTTGTTTTTGGAAGTAACAGAGTATTTGAAAGGGATAACGACTGGCTATGGAGCTAGAATTCAAATACACGAACAGCGCACACATCCCTCTCCAGCTGAAGAAGGTCTCTTCATTCCTGCATCAATGGAAACTGATATTGGACTAAGAATGGTAAGATGTTATTGCTTTCTTCAATGCTGTGCTGTTGAAAATATACTTTGTCATTTTTAAAGTAGTAATGGAGAAATTTGGAATAATATGTTTAGTTCTGGATATTTTGTCAGCATACTGTATGCTGGATtcataattaaaaactaaaaagaGTTTGTTCAAAATTGTAACACtaaatattaaaatctatttGTGAAGGTCTAAGGTCACCtgctttacaaaatatattttcttgttcaTACAGACAGAATTAAAGTATATATCTGATAACAGGTTTATCACGTTACCAAATTTAACGCTTTTTACAATTCAGATATAGATTTCACGGATTTCACGGCATATTGTGCTATGTTACATCCCCGAAGATGGTTAAGGTTTTTAAGAATGGCAATCTCAAACACTGGTTTAT
The sequence above is a segment of the Mercenaria mercenaria strain notata chromosome 3, MADL_Memer_1, whole genome shotgun sequence genome. Coding sequences within it:
- the LOC123525360 gene encoding amiloride-sensitive sodium channel subunit beta-like isoform X1, with protein sequence MMADRKSRDIAKDSASNASIDSMGKEKSFRRLLTRFADKTSMVGVCYISNAKFWWAKLIWSFMLLVAIGVMSLHLWYVVDQYTDWPVQTKLSLGYETLRFPEVIICNTNVMHKGRFDRYDGAYELKKLIRDLQPENLVPDQFDANYDPYATKPPTVTTPTPLQNRRKRFVDQYENFNKSQYDKKGVPNPRDVKEKDDDDFDGKVDAQTEIDDLFTELYMDIEKDQRSRLGHNITDMLVSCTFNGRECTADMFHLHQTSDYGNCWSLRSEKFNVKTSGPSGGLSLVLFLEVTEYLKGITTGYGARIQIHEQRTHPSPAEEGLFIPASMETDIGLRMLTIERLGGLYGNCDNGDAFMKDYSLKYSRRACQQFCKISEIMEICKCFDQKSEEFARMKDNKLRPCRSQPEIECMVKIVKQFEAQSLSCTCENPCSEIHYTKSVSQRQWPADDYAMVLLQGVCEKDKAVCLSLRGDISDISKISNNFLKLNIYYEDLNYENITEVPEIELQQFLSDVGGAIGLWIGLSILSLCELVQLFVELCDYGIHKTVKERRQKKKKRRKERKTPGNGNDQSFENKNESLWPNMNFGYGHKSGRSDMRSFTPSRSGHDRYSADSQPGGDTMYDRPYKDDFNNQSLRW
- the LOC123525360 gene encoding amiloride-sensitive sodium channel subunit beta-like isoform X2, coding for MADRKSRDIAKDSASNASIDSMGKEKSFRRLLTRFADKTSMVGVCYISNAKFWWAKLIWSFMLLVAIGVMSLHLWYVVDQYTDWPVQTKLSLGYETLRFPEVIICNTNVMHKGRFDRYDGAYELKKLIRDLQPENLVPDQFDANYDPYATKPPTVTTPTPLQNRRKRFVDQYENFNKSQYDKKGVPNPRDVKEKDDDDFDGKVDAQTEIDDLFTELYMDIEKDQRSRLGHNITDMLVSCTFNGRECTADMFHLHQTSDYGNCWSLRSEKFNVKTSGPSGGLSLVLFLEVTEYLKGITTGYGARIQIHEQRTHPSPAEEGLFIPASMETDIGLRMLTIERLGGLYGNCDNGDAFMKDYSLKYSRRACQQFCKISEIMEICKCFDQKSEEFARMKDNKLRPCRSQPEIECMVKIVKQFEAQSLSCTCENPCSEIHYTKSVSQRQWPADDYAMVLLQGVCEKDKAVCLSLRGDISDISKISNNFLKLNIYYEDLNYENITEVPEIELQQFLSDVGGAIGLWIGLSILSLCELVQLFVELCDYGIHKTVKERRQKKKKRRKERKTPGNGNDQSFENKNESLWPNMNFGYGHKSGRSDMRSFTPSRSGHDRYSADSQPGGDTMYDRPYKDDFNNQSLRW